In a genomic window of Streptomyces noursei ATCC 11455:
- a CDS encoding tpaE, producing MGVELKAETLGRAAGRDKQIAVPERPVLRRGVRLRQVDDALMLDGADKRQVFTGRFAREDLGRLVAACDGSTTHAGIAAAVHLDEAIVLKSLALLWASGALEEGARPGDTPTVAPELACLLSRLGNSTGVNPSWTDAAARLDRATVHLAGDSVLADATARCLDGVCEVVGDLDELPITDDALVVFFETRRSRPELAELRNRCWLERRSLLRVRADGASMTLGPYVDPAFTPCLECGVAGEGDDLPDDPPQQAHDLVAGIVAHHLLALSSRSIRTYLPLDAGVIDLTTLSTRYRPSATRPGCPTCSFSKGTTASAPPPSAVYEASIALPVRKFLDTNGHLAHFHSKNMNLQWQFRDWPSCPRVALPGADVSRLAGAPSPTADRAAVGRPEVALMLAVAFGIRTRDDGWVQRWTAAGGNIGSATAYVVSRDASVLPVGGYAYRERDHDLARLTGKALPGERPLLLVVTANLKKMGAKYGTFGLRISFCDGGVALSAARKVADRLNLAYSLATDWDDRALSAYLGLSPAEEPITAVMEVG from the coding sequence ATGGGTGTGGAGCTGAAGGCCGAGACCCTTGGGCGGGCCGCCGGTCGGGACAAGCAGATCGCCGTCCCGGAACGCCCCGTTCTCCGCAGGGGCGTTCGGCTCCGTCAGGTCGACGACGCCTTGATGCTCGACGGCGCGGACAAGCGGCAGGTGTTCACCGGGAGGTTCGCGCGCGAGGACCTCGGCCGCCTGGTCGCCGCCTGTGACGGCAGCACCACGCATGCCGGCATCGCCGCCGCGGTGCATCTCGACGAGGCGATCGTCCTCAAGTCCCTGGCCCTGCTCTGGGCGTCGGGTGCCTTGGAGGAGGGTGCCCGGCCCGGCGACACCCCGACGGTGGCGCCCGAGCTCGCCTGCCTGCTGTCCCGACTCGGCAACTCCACCGGGGTGAACCCGTCCTGGACCGACGCCGCGGCGCGGCTCGATCGCGCCACCGTTCACCTGGCGGGGGACAGCGTCCTGGCGGACGCCACGGCACGCTGTCTGGACGGCGTGTGCGAGGTGGTCGGCGACCTCGACGAACTGCCGATCACCGACGACGCCCTCGTCGTCTTCTTCGAGACCCGGCGGTCCCGGCCGGAGCTCGCCGAGCTGCGGAACCGATGTTGGCTGGAGCGACGGTCCCTGTTGCGCGTGCGTGCCGACGGCGCCTCGATGACCCTGGGCCCGTACGTGGACCCCGCGTTCACACCGTGCCTCGAATGCGGCGTCGCGGGCGAGGGGGACGATCTGCCGGACGATCCGCCGCAGCAGGCGCACGACCTCGTCGCGGGCATCGTCGCCCACCACCTCCTCGCGCTCTCCTCCCGTTCGATCCGGACCTACCTGCCGCTCGACGCCGGCGTCATCGACCTGACCACCCTGTCGACGCGCTACCGGCCGAGTGCCACCCGCCCCGGGTGTCCCACCTGCTCGTTCAGCAAGGGCACCACGGCGTCCGCACCGCCGCCCAGCGCGGTCTACGAAGCCTCGATCGCCCTGCCGGTACGCAAGTTCCTGGACACCAACGGGCATCTGGCCCACTTCCATTCGAAGAACATGAACCTCCAGTGGCAGTTCCGCGACTGGCCCAGTTGCCCGCGGGTGGCGCTGCCCGGAGCGGACGTGTCGAGGCTGGCAGGAGCACCGTCGCCCACGGCCGACCGCGCCGCCGTCGGCCGGCCCGAGGTCGCCCTCATGCTCGCGGTCGCCTTCGGCATCCGCACGCGGGACGACGGCTGGGTGCAGCGGTGGACCGCGGCCGGCGGCAACATCGGCTCCGCGACCGCCTACGTGGTGAGTCGCGACGCGTCCGTGCTGCCCGTGGGCGGGTACGCGTACCGCGAACGGGACCACGACCTCGCCCGGCTCACCGGCAAGGCACTACCGGGCGAGCGGCCGCTGCTGCTGGTCGTCACCGCCAACCTCAAGAAGATGGGTGCCAAGTACGGCACGTTCGGGCTTCGGATCTCCTTCTGCGACGGCGGCGTCGCCCTGTCCGCCGCCCGGAAGGTCGCCGACCGGCTGAACCTGGCCTACTCACTGGCCACGGACTGGGACGACCGCGCCCTGAGCGCGTACCTGGGCCTCTCCCCCGCCGAAGAACCCATCACGGCCGTCATGGAGGTGGGCTGA
- a CDS encoding tpaF has protein sequence MRTDSSMMEPLLEAFAERTPTSDGLAADRSPMPFADAVPVDIDERATGSGDPFDLHDTLQARRSSLRYGDAPVRTDLILGLVREALSRDAGDWALDDDMGPLEAFVFALRSEGEPAGVYRVTAREASFLAPASAIGDPELLGIQREFADAAGIVTVCGNLDAADSWAGAHGFRLCAVRASMALYDFHLRCQSHRLAGTVFGGFIGAAVRNLIQSDGVTRHPLLAATYAHPVS, from the coding sequence ATGCGAACCGACTCCTCCATGATGGAGCCGCTGCTCGAAGCCTTCGCCGAGCGGACCCCCACGAGCGACGGCCTCGCGGCGGACCGGTCGCCGATGCCGTTCGCGGATGCCGTGCCCGTCGACATCGACGAGCGGGCGACCGGTTCCGGCGACCCCTTCGATCTGCACGACACACTGCAGGCGCGCCGGTCGTCCCTGCGGTACGGGGACGCGCCCGTGCGCACGGACCTGATCCTGGGGTTGGTGCGCGAGGCGTTGTCACGCGATGCCGGCGACTGGGCGCTCGACGACGACATGGGCCCGCTGGAGGCGTTCGTCTTCGCGCTGCGCAGCGAGGGCGAGCCGGCCGGGGTGTACCGGGTCACCGCGCGGGAGGCGTCGTTCCTCGCCCCGGCCTCGGCCATCGGCGATCCCGAACTGCTCGGCATCCAGCGGGAGTTCGCCGACGCGGCCGGGATCGTCACCGTCTGCGGGAATCTCGACGCCGCGGACTCGTGGGCGGGAGCGCACGGATTCCGCCTGTGCGCGGTACGCGCCTCCATGGCGCTCTACGACTTCCATCTTCGCTGCCAGTCCCACCGGCTCGCCGGCACCGTTTTCGGTGGCTTCATCGGCGCGGCCGTCCGGAACCTGATCCAGAGCGACGGTGTGACAAGGCACCCGCTGCTTGCCGCCACCTATGCCCACCCGGTGTCTTGA
- a CDS encoding YcaO-like family protein has product MSAQQQAAAPAADLVSALSADAGAPEPAEVLLGPLTDPTRIHADGSGSGRGLAVLFWCGSVHVLVYDLAHERDGGCPRCLAWFLSRNVEAAELSFGEVSGSDSAGAARSHALWQQLGPASRATVTRLAAQLLRAPSAGGTLATVDRAGGTVRQGHVPPRTGCPARRPATATTTIAFGSAPELLEKSDGALRARRPLPPTLTADYLGPHALFREPLVDLDGPLPQAQVGLPLGNGMLEPGVGRTRSFAKSRTTAVLEGLERHTGFCHQPADGIVRASLAELGTQGIDPRTLGCHSADQYARDGFLWSPLGAAESVEWVPVTPLGDGPARYLPEVALSWVRRAGARKPFFYDTSNGFALGQSHEEATLHGLFEIVERDAFLLTWYRKLLLPELTLGPADGDIRELMDRVEVVTGFRVRLFWATLDIDIPVVLALAQRDADSGPCTLVSTAASLYPRAAAESAIFEVSARVASLRHAFDDDPVHRQRLAEDFDSLVDMDDHSLLGALPSSREWFAFLTTPDRPEIPLTAAAAAAPEFDSLDKDLDHVRAQIEATGTHAYAADVTTPELRWRGLVCTRSFVPGCVPMTFGQATRRLEGLPRLHGGSLPHASQLPDDMTPADVPPHPFA; this is encoded by the coding sequence ATGAGTGCCCAGCAGCAGGCTGCCGCACCGGCTGCCGACCTGGTCTCCGCCCTGTCGGCCGATGCCGGCGCACCGGAGCCGGCGGAGGTGCTCCTGGGGCCGCTGACCGACCCCACCCGGATACACGCCGACGGAAGCGGGTCGGGGCGCGGCCTGGCGGTGTTGTTCTGGTGCGGCAGCGTCCACGTCCTGGTCTACGACCTGGCACACGAGCGCGACGGCGGCTGCCCCCGGTGCCTGGCATGGTTCCTCAGCAGGAACGTGGAAGCCGCCGAGCTGTCGTTCGGGGAGGTGTCCGGGAGCGATTCCGCGGGAGCCGCGCGCAGCCACGCGCTCTGGCAGCAGCTCGGTCCGGCATCGCGCGCGACCGTCACCCGGCTCGCGGCCCAGCTCCTCCGAGCGCCCTCCGCCGGCGGCACGCTCGCCACGGTCGACCGGGCCGGCGGCACCGTGCGACAAGGACACGTACCTCCGAGAACAGGCTGCCCGGCGCGTCGGCCCGCGACGGCCACGACCACGATCGCCTTCGGCTCCGCGCCCGAGCTGCTGGAGAAGTCCGACGGGGCGCTCCGGGCCCGACGTCCGCTGCCGCCGACGCTCACGGCCGACTACCTGGGACCGCACGCGCTGTTCCGGGAGCCACTCGTCGACCTGGACGGCCCCCTGCCCCAGGCGCAGGTGGGCCTGCCACTGGGCAACGGCATGCTGGAGCCCGGGGTCGGGCGCACCCGCAGCTTCGCCAAGAGCAGGACGACCGCGGTGCTGGAGGGCCTGGAGCGGCACACCGGCTTCTGTCACCAGCCGGCCGACGGCATCGTGCGGGCCTCGCTCGCGGAGCTGGGGACACAGGGCATCGATCCCCGCACCCTCGGATGTCACTCCGCCGACCAGTACGCGCGCGACGGCTTTCTCTGGTCGCCCTTGGGCGCGGCCGAATCGGTGGAATGGGTCCCGGTCACACCGCTCGGCGACGGCCCTGCCCGGTACCTGCCGGAAGTGGCGCTCTCGTGGGTGCGCCGCGCCGGAGCCCGGAAGCCGTTCTTCTACGACACGTCGAACGGTTTCGCGCTGGGCCAGAGTCACGAGGAAGCGACTCTGCACGGACTGTTCGAGATCGTGGAACGGGACGCGTTCCTGCTCACCTGGTACCGCAAACTGCTCCTGCCCGAACTCACGTTGGGGCCGGCCGACGGCGACATCAGGGAGCTGATGGACCGCGTCGAGGTGGTGACGGGGTTTCGCGTCCGCCTTTTCTGGGCGACGCTGGACATCGACATCCCGGTCGTGCTGGCGCTCGCCCAGCGCGACGCGGACTCCGGTCCCTGCACTCTCGTGTCGACCGCGGCCAGCCTGTACCCGCGGGCGGCGGCCGAGTCGGCCATCTTCGAGGTGTCCGCGCGCGTGGCGTCCTTGCGCCATGCGTTCGACGACGACCCGGTGCACAGGCAGCGGCTTGCGGAGGACTTCGACTCGCTGGTCGACATGGACGACCACAGTCTGCTCGGCGCCCTGCCTTCGTCCCGGGAGTGGTTCGCGTTCCTGACGACACCGGACAGGCCCGAAATCCCACTCACCGCGGCGGCCGCGGCGGCCCCGGAGTTCGACTCCCTCGACAAGGATCTCGACCACGTGCGGGCACAGATCGAGGCCACCGGCACGCACGCGTACGCGGCCGATGTCACCACGCCGGAGCTGCGCTGGCGCGGACTGGTCTGTACGCGCAGCTTCGTCCCCGGATGCGTGCCGATGACGTTCGGGCAGGCCACTCGCCGTCTTGAGGGGCTGCCGCGACTCCACGGTGGATCGCTCCCCCATGCCTCCCAGTTGCCCGACGACATGACCCCGGCGGACGTTCCGCCCCACCCCTTTGCCTAG
- a CDS encoding lantibiotic dehydratase — MRSDEPSQSPAGPTARVSPYVLFRRSRLPVAGLEDLRFDEPWARIEESRRLREDCARRAGDVSDRLAGCVPHVDASVRSELVRLRRDIYNQRAEPAARRLGVVEPHLDADTLAGVREWSDLVQRTRRCEDEARTLFEDRMRSARAGFARILEHDSMARSIQLSGEQLYESLRRYTSGEMGSVKPSRSRVLESSLVNFAYRAALKPSPFGRFTEVGAFPPDLPEVGTAVPESRAYSTSTLNRVLVNWLAAGLRRADGGIDLCKVLLNSSLRVDDKKIEFIGLVPDSSEYGLSESVVRLKRDKVVDCLLTVLASGTASVPEVLRALTVLTGSDATSRKALRAMMRIELLYVSPGFDEQDPEYSEKVAGVLRTGTTRPVSVLSGHLDTLREVETELSDAPAEKRGLLLKAAEHALTDIAEVCKMDPPPAEISRAPVYEDLWTPDRPATWSQDAVAASVPALESLWRLSSLLDYGHTKRLGMYHFAATTYGDRETVPFLTFFDRLVSLSESEQDAVFWGHESAAAEVFVAQRAQALRDIGEQLVPEDGVVRMTPEALKAACAGVEDCVDPDSITFRVQFAGGTPSPDVVVNGVLTGYGVYFSRFSSFVQGSAADDWTLRTAVREHLRKAFPGQVDLNMVAGLNFNLHPPLTDRVLNYPGTWPTSPEMRAYSLDRLAIRIDHANRGVLLWDPELDEQVHLAPMNFMLPIVVPVLYNLLEVLSPTIRYNYAPMDDIGRAMGHRGYPGSSPRLVVGEVVASRRTWTVPARDIPELVELSKDSYPALLRFDQWRRERGLPQHAFVLTQRLDEYNLLSGQVEEIPRDWSDFRHLTRASVHKPMYVDFRNPYLVRSFAKSALTRDDVYASIRECVPAPDEYGGSGPAAAEEFFVELYRD; from the coding sequence GTGCGATCGGATGAGCCTTCACAGTCCCCGGCCGGGCCCACGGCGAGGGTCAGCCCCTACGTCCTGTTCCGGCGTAGTCGACTGCCTGTGGCCGGACTGGAGGACCTCCGGTTCGACGAGCCATGGGCCCGGATCGAGGAGAGCCGCCGCCTCCGGGAGGACTGTGCACGGCGGGCGGGCGACGTGTCCGACCGGCTGGCCGGATGCGTACCGCACGTGGATGCGTCGGTGCGATCCGAGCTCGTCCGGCTGCGCCGTGACATCTACAACCAGCGTGCCGAGCCGGCGGCTCGGCGGCTCGGCGTCGTGGAACCGCACCTCGACGCGGACACGCTCGCCGGGGTGCGGGAGTGGTCCGACCTCGTGCAGCGGACACGACGGTGCGAGGACGAGGCGCGGACGCTGTTCGAGGACAGGATGCGATCGGCGCGCGCCGGTTTCGCCCGCATCCTCGAACACGACTCGATGGCGAGGAGCATCCAGCTCTCGGGCGAGCAGCTCTACGAGAGCCTGCGCCGGTACACCTCGGGCGAAATGGGTTCGGTCAAGCCGAGCCGATCCCGGGTTCTGGAGTCCTCGCTGGTGAACTTCGCCTACCGCGCCGCGCTGAAGCCGTCTCCCTTCGGCCGGTTCACCGAGGTCGGAGCCTTCCCACCGGACCTGCCCGAGGTCGGCACCGCCGTGCCGGAGTCCCGCGCGTACTCGACGTCGACGCTGAACCGGGTGCTGGTGAACTGGCTGGCCGCCGGATTGCGACGGGCCGACGGTGGCATCGACCTCTGCAAGGTGCTGCTGAACTCGTCCCTGCGCGTGGACGACAAGAAGATCGAGTTCATCGGCCTCGTACCCGACTCCTCCGAGTACGGCCTCTCGGAGTCGGTCGTCCGGCTCAAGCGCGACAAGGTCGTCGACTGCCTCCTGACCGTCCTGGCCTCCGGCACGGCGTCGGTGCCGGAGGTGCTCCGTGCGCTGACCGTGTTGACCGGCAGCGACGCGACCAGCAGGAAGGCCCTGCGGGCCATGATGCGGATCGAGTTGCTGTACGTCAGCCCCGGCTTCGACGAGCAGGACCCCGAGTATTCCGAGAAGGTCGCCGGCGTCCTGCGCACCGGCACGACCCGGCCCGTATCCGTCCTGAGCGGTCATCTCGACACCCTCCGCGAAGTGGAGACGGAGCTCTCCGACGCGCCTGCGGAGAAGCGCGGGCTGCTGCTGAAGGCCGCGGAGCATGCGCTCACCGACATCGCCGAGGTCTGCAAGATGGACCCGCCCCCCGCGGAGATCTCCCGGGCACCGGTCTACGAGGACCTCTGGACGCCCGATCGGCCCGCGACCTGGAGCCAGGACGCCGTGGCCGCGAGCGTCCCCGCGCTGGAGAGCCTGTGGCGGCTGTCGTCGCTGCTCGACTACGGCCACACGAAGCGGTTGGGGATGTACCACTTCGCGGCCACCACGTACGGCGACCGCGAGACCGTGCCGTTCCTGACGTTCTTCGACAGGCTCGTATCGCTGTCCGAGAGCGAGCAGGACGCGGTGTTCTGGGGACATGAATCCGCCGCGGCCGAGGTCTTCGTCGCACAGCGCGCCCAGGCCCTGCGCGACATCGGCGAACAGCTCGTGCCCGAGGACGGCGTCGTCCGGATGACGCCCGAGGCACTCAAGGCCGCGTGCGCGGGAGTGGAGGACTGCGTCGACCCGGACTCGATCACCTTCCGCGTCCAGTTCGCGGGCGGCACACCGTCGCCGGACGTCGTGGTGAACGGCGTCCTGACCGGATACGGCGTCTACTTCTCACGCTTCAGCTCGTTCGTACAGGGATCCGCCGCCGACGACTGGACGCTTCGGACCGCCGTCCGGGAACACCTCCGGAAGGCATTCCCGGGGCAGGTGGACCTGAACATGGTCGCCGGCCTCAACTTCAACCTGCACCCGCCGCTCACCGACCGGGTGCTGAACTACCCCGGCACCTGGCCCACCTCACCGGAGATGAGGGCCTACAGCCTCGACAGGCTCGCGATCCGGATCGATCACGCCAACCGCGGTGTGCTCCTCTGGGACCCCGAGCTCGACGAGCAGGTTCACCTGGCCCCCATGAACTTCATGCTCCCCATCGTGGTTCCGGTCCTCTACAACCTGTTGGAAGTCCTGAGTCCGACGATCCGGTACAACTACGCGCCGATGGACGACATCGGCCGGGCGATGGGGCATCGCGGGTACCCCGGATCCTCGCCGCGGCTGGTGGTCGGTGAGGTCGTCGCCAGCCGGCGCACCTGGACGGTGCCCGCACGCGACATCCCCGAACTGGTCGAGCTGAGCAAGGACTCCTACCCGGCACTGCTCCGATTCGACCAGTGGCGCCGCGAACGGGGTCTGCCCCAGCACGCGTTCGTACTGACGCAGCGTCTGGACGAGTACAACCTGCTGTCCGGGCAGGTGGAGGAGATCCCGAGGGACTGGTCCGATTTCAGACATCTGACGCGGGCCAGTGTCCACAAGCCCATGTACGTCGACTTCCGCAACCCGTACCTGGTGCGGAGCTTCGCGAAGTCCGCGCTGACGCGGGACGACGTCTACGCGTCCATTCGAGAGTGCGTACCGGCCCCCGACGAGTACGGCGGTTCCGGGCCGGCGGCAGCAGAGGAGTTTTTCGTTGAGCTCTACCGAGACTGA
- a CDS encoding thiopeptide-type bacteriocin biosynthesis protein, with translation MSSTETERTGEWSPLHIHLPMSLQPGFLRDVLHPVVREAGIRNRFWYLRYWQGGPHIRVRLHEASEETVESVRGRLVAAMPALDAEQTAEYAQQSSHQPGLAALEGAEPVAVRAAGTVEAAVYAPEYAKYGGITGLRIAEELFRSTSTAVLDLLAGLTDRQLAASPAGPAMRVMAMSLRGSGLDPEQSQDFLSRYEEDWRRWVPPGYDEKWAGMYEKTRSRVTSLCSAVWRDGVTDVFHETYARALKSTQAAQVTSAGDDLAELVLEETPYAHCLANYIHTTNNRLGILPVAEAFLAYVIRRSLAEMEAA, from the coding sequence TTGAGCTCTACCGAGACTGAGCGGACCGGTGAGTGGTCGCCGCTCCACATCCATCTGCCGATGTCGCTGCAGCCCGGCTTCCTGCGGGATGTGCTCCACCCCGTCGTGCGCGAGGCCGGGATCCGGAACCGCTTCTGGTACCTGCGGTACTGGCAGGGCGGTCCGCACATCAGAGTGCGGCTCCACGAGGCTTCGGAGGAGACCGTCGAGTCGGTACGCGGCAGGCTGGTCGCGGCGATGCCGGCCCTCGACGCCGAGCAGACCGCCGAGTACGCACAGCAGTCCTCCCACCAACCCGGCCTGGCCGCACTCGAAGGGGCGGAGCCCGTGGCGGTCAGGGCAGCGGGCACCGTCGAAGCAGCCGTCTACGCACCCGAGTACGCGAAGTACGGCGGCATCACGGGACTCCGCATCGCCGAAGAGCTCTTCCGCTCGACGTCGACCGCGGTCCTCGACCTCCTCGCCGGCCTGACGGATCGCCAACTCGCGGCCTCGCCGGCCGGGCCGGCCATGCGCGTCATGGCCATGTCCCTCAGGGGCTCCGGGCTGGACCCGGAGCAGAGCCAGGACTTCCTCAGCCGTTACGAGGAGGACTGGCGAAGATGGGTGCCGCCCGGCTATGACGAGAAGTGGGCCGGGATGTACGAGAAGACGCGAAGCAGGGTGACGAGCCTGTGCAGTGCGGTCTGGCGGGACGGGGTCACCGACGTTTTCCACGAGACCTATGCCAGAGCTTTGAAGTCCACCCAGGCTGCACAGGTCACCTCGGCGGGCGATGACCTCGCGGAACTCGTCCTCGAAGAAACGCCGTATGCCCACTGCCTGGCCAACTACATTCACACCACCAACAACCGCCTCGGGATCCTTCCGGTTGCCGAGGCGTTTCTGGCCTATGTCATCCGTCGTTCCCTGGCGGAAATGGAGGCGGCGTGA
- a CDS encoding thiocillin/thiostrepton family thiazolyl peptide, producing the protein MDSTQELDLNALEISDLIEDSNYSDETLSQAMAASTTTTGCTTSSCSSSSS; encoded by the coding sequence GTGGATTCCACGCAGGAGCTCGACCTGAACGCGCTGGAGATCTCGGATCTGATTGAGGATTCGAACTACAGTGATGAGACGCTGTCGCAGGCCATGGCAGCGTCGACCACGACCACCGGCTGCACGACCAGTTCGTGTTCGTCTTCGTCGTCCTGA
- a CDS encoding thiocillin/thiostrepton family thiazolyl peptide, producing the protein MDSTQELDLNALEISDLIEDSNYSDETLSQAMAASTTTTGCTTSSCSSSSS; encoded by the coding sequence ATGGATTCCACGCAGGAGCTGGACCTCAACGCGCTGGAGATCTCGGATCTGATTGAGGATTCGAACTACAGTGATGAGACGCTGTCGCAGGCTATGGCAGCGTCGACCACGACCACCGGCTGCACGACCAGTTCGTGTTCGTCTTCGTCGTCCTGA
- a CDS encoding thiocillin/thiostrepton family thiazolyl peptide, giving the protein MQELDLNALEISDLIDDLGHSEEELSQVMAASCVGCAGSCSSTSSSS; this is encoded by the coding sequence ATGCAGGAGCTCGACCTGAACGCGCTGGAGATCTCGGATCTGATTGACGATCTGGGCCACAGCGAAGAGGAGCTGTCGCAGGTCATGGCGGCGTCGTGCGTGGGCTGCGCCGGCTCGTGCAGCTCGACGTCCTCGTCGTCCTGA
- a CDS encoding RiPP maturation radical SAM C-methyltransferase: MRITLVNVPWSPIGFPSVALGLLKSLTLKEFPDAQVDVVYGNLDFVDWITSRRPDFNYEDYRYYDLESCYIGTGDWVFSSALYHDPKWKVPEFLEQFGPRSETVHGQELAHGTTEENQMQTTLWLHEHVEEFTDELARRIVAGEPDIVGFTTTFQTLTASMAVARRVKELSPRTVTVFGGANCEGSMGEALHRNFDFVDYVVRGEGELAWPGLLRSLTADEAAFETVPGLCWRDESGSSVHNAVSTKPLPPAAMVLPHYDEYVEQFTKSHARFWLEPRLILESSRGCWWGEKHHCTFCGLNGASMMFRSKRPDQFIDDLVTLARRHRILDVMLVDNILDMAYLDSMLPALAEAEIDLRLMYEIKANLRYEQLEVISKAGVVCVQPGIESLNSKVLKLMDKGVSGCLNVRVLRDAESLGLTVAWAYLYGFPGETDEDYAKVIEQFPALHHLEPAGGDDRLAVQRFAPYFENPSLGFHERWAAPQYGLTYDLPEKELFDIAYIFKATHQGIGNDMAWKLRAAMDTWRDAHWHSQLSYFETEESITLTNTRPGFDWDVVQLTTDVEIALFRLLDQPRSLPYLERECAKRFGQTDVGAVIDRWMELGLLFTDDGRLIHVVTKDRNQRFMQIRVGQGLAARSEADRPSPESVAV; the protein is encoded by the coding sequence ATGCGCATTACGCTCGTCAATGTTCCGTGGAGTCCGATCGGGTTTCCGTCGGTGGCTCTCGGCCTGCTCAAGAGCCTCACCCTCAAGGAGTTTCCCGACGCCCAGGTCGACGTGGTGTACGGCAACCTCGACTTCGTCGACTGGATCACCTCTCGCCGCCCCGACTTCAATTACGAGGACTACCGCTACTACGACCTCGAAAGCTGCTACATCGGGACCGGGGACTGGGTGTTCTCCTCGGCCCTCTATCACGATCCGAAGTGGAAGGTGCCGGAGTTCCTGGAGCAGTTCGGCCCGCGGTCGGAGACCGTGCACGGACAGGAGCTGGCGCACGGCACGACCGAGGAAAACCAGATGCAGACCACGCTCTGGCTGCACGAACACGTCGAGGAGTTCACCGACGAACTCGCCCGCCGGATCGTCGCCGGCGAACCCGATATCGTCGGCTTCACGACCACGTTCCAGACCCTCACCGCATCGATGGCGGTCGCCCGGCGGGTCAAGGAACTCTCGCCCCGTACGGTGACCGTGTTCGGCGGCGCCAACTGCGAAGGGTCGATGGGCGAGGCGCTGCACCGCAACTTCGACTTCGTCGACTACGTGGTCCGCGGCGAGGGCGAGCTGGCCTGGCCGGGGCTGCTGCGCTCGCTGACCGCGGACGAGGCGGCCTTCGAGACCGTACCGGGGCTGTGCTGGCGGGACGAGAGCGGATCCTCGGTGCACAACGCGGTGAGCACCAAGCCACTGCCACCCGCCGCGATGGTGCTGCCTCACTACGACGAATACGTCGAGCAGTTCACGAAGTCACACGCCCGGTTCTGGCTGGAGCCCAGGCTGATCCTCGAGAGTTCCCGCGGCTGCTGGTGGGGCGAGAAGCACCACTGCACCTTCTGCGGCCTGAATGGCGCCAGCATGATGTTCCGCAGCAAGCGGCCCGACCAGTTCATCGACGACCTCGTGACGCTCGCCAGGCGCCACCGGATCCTCGACGTGATGCTCGTGGACAACATCCTGGACATGGCCTACCTGGACTCGATGCTTCCCGCGCTCGCCGAGGCCGAGATCGACCTGCGGCTGATGTACGAGATCAAGGCCAATCTGCGCTACGAGCAACTCGAGGTCATCTCGAAGGCCGGCGTGGTCTGCGTCCAGCCCGGGATCGAGAGCCTGAACAGCAAGGTGCTCAAGCTCATGGACAAGGGCGTCTCCGGCTGCCTGAACGTGCGCGTGCTCCGGGACGCCGAGTCGCTGGGCCTGACCGTCGCATGGGCCTACCTCTACGGCTTCCCCGGGGAGACCGACGAGGACTACGCCAAGGTCATCGAGCAGTTCCCCGCGCTGCACCACCTGGAGCCGGCCGGCGGCGACGACCGGCTCGCGGTCCAGCGCTTCGCTCCGTACTTCGAGAACCCCTCGCTCGGCTTCCACGAGCGGTGGGCGGCCCCTCAGTACGGACTCACCTACGACCTTCCCGAGAAGGAACTGTTCGACATCGCGTACATCTTCAAAGCGACGCACCAAGGCATCGGGAACGACATGGCGTGGAAACTGCGCGCCGCCATGGACACATGGCGCGACGCGCACTGGCACAGCCAACTGTCGTACTTCGAGACCGAGGAGAGCATCACGCTCACCAACACCCGGCCGGGCTTCGACTGGGACGTCGTCCAGCTCACCACCGACGTCGAGATCGCGCTCTTCCGACTGCTCGACCAGCCGAGGTCGCTCCCGTACCTGGAGCGCGAGTGCGCGAAGCGGTTCGGGCAGACGGACGTCGGCGCCGTGATCGACCGGTGGATGGAGCTGGGTCTGCTCTTCACGGACGACGGCCGCCTGATCCACGTCGTCACCAAGGACCGCAACCAGAGGTTCATGCAGATCCGGGTGGGCCAGGGACTGGCGGCGCGGTCGGAGGCCGACCGCCCGTCCCCCGAGTCCGTAGCAGTGTGA